The genome window CAAACCGTGGCGTCGATTGCCGGTCAATCGAACCCCGATTGGAGCGCCGTTATCGTCGCGAATGAGGGTGCGGACCTTCCCGATCTGCCGCCGCAATTTTCAGTCGAACGCGTTACGTTTCCCCCGAACCAGCTCCACGATTTGGATAGCGCGGATAGAGAAAGGGTCTACGACGCGTTCCGCCTGGACAAGGGCCGCCGCGTGCTGAGCGGTATGCTTTCAGCCCGGGATTCGCGGTTTTTCATGATCGTAGACGATGACGATTTCGTCAGCGCCAATATCGTCAGCTACGTTGCGCAGCACCCGGATACGAACGGCTGGAAGATCGACAAGGGCTACCTCTGGAACGAAGGCGGCCGGTTGATCATGCATTACGATGATTTCGCGAACTACTGCGGCACATCATTGATCGTGCAATCGCGCCTCTACGACCTTCCAGCGACACTTGCGGCTGCCGATATCGACTATGTGAAGTCGATGCTGGGCAGTCATGTGCGCATCGCAAACATATTGGCCGAGCGCGGCACGCCGCTCGAGGCGCTGCCGTTTCGCGGTGCCATTTACCGGGTTGGGCATAGCGGCGCGCACAGCAAGTCCGCCAGTCTGCTGTCGACCTATTTTTTCAATACCCGCGCGCTTCGGCGCCCTAGCCAACTTCTTCGCAATCTCACGCGGGTTCGTCCGCTCGATCGCGGCCTGCGCAACGAATTTTTCGGTGCTGCCAGTGCCAACAACGTGAAATGGTGATCAGTTGTGAAAGCATCCGATAGTTCAGCGACGGGAGAAGACCTTAGGTCGATCCCTGTCCCACCGCAGCGACGCTCGCTTCAGGCGGGTCGGACAAGCCATCGATATGCATCGCTCGACGCGATGCGGGGCCTCGCTGCATTTGCGGTCGTTGTCTATCACCTTCAACGGCCCTATGCGCCTTTGGCCTATGTCGCGGTCGATTTCTTCTTTGTTCTCAGTGGCTTCGTCATTGCAAGGGCATATAGCGAAAAGCTCGCCAGCGGAATGCCGCTGGGCGCCTTCATGAAAGCTCGCTACGCACGCCTCTATCCGTTGTTCATACTCGGAACCTTCTACGGATTGGTGCAACTGCTGGCCCATTGGAATTGGTCGACCGACAGTGTCGGCGATTTGCTCGCAAGCTTGATCTCGACAGCATTCATGCTGCCGTCCCCGAGCTTTTTGACGAGATCCGCAACGGATTTGTGGCCGCTATACCCTTTGAATGGGCCTGCGTGGTCGCTGTTCTGGGAGCTGCTCGTCAATCTGGTATTCGCCCTGATGCTTTTCAGGATGAGAACGAAATATCTGGCTATTCTCGCCGCGGCTTCGCTTGCGTGTTTGATTGCATCCGTTTCCATGCACCGGTCGCTCGACCTCGGCTGGGAATGGCGATCGGTCGACGGCGGACTGGCTCGCGTCTTTTTCTCCTTTGTCGTCGGCATGATCATATTCAGGGTTCAGAAAGACAGGCGTCCCGTCACCACCTATTTTGCGGTCCTGCCGATCGTCTTGATTTTCGCTCTGCTGTTTCTGCCGACCTATTCGCTGAAATTCGCCCTGTTCTTCTGCATCGTCATCTCGCCACTTATCGTCCTTGCCGGCACATATCTGGAAATTCCCGAGAGGATTCAGCCGATTGGCATATTTCTCGGTTACCTCTCCTATCCGATCTATATGTGTCACAGGGGCTTTACCGAAATATATGAGCACTTCGTCCACAGCGATCACATGTCCCCGTGGATCTATATCGGAGGCTTTTTGGTGCTGATTTCGGTGATATCGCTTTTGTCGGCCCAGCTTGTCTCCATCGTGCCGAGATTGCGTTTTCCGCAGGGATGCGAACGCCGTAGACGCCAAAGCGTTTGATCGGAGGCGGGAACGATTCTCCCGCCGGTGGTCGTTCTCCATTTCGGTTTGATATATGAGCGTGTATATCTGCGGAAGTGGTGAAGCAATGTTCGTCGAGCGCGCGCAAAATGGGGATTTTATTGTCGATTCTTCGGAAATCGCCGCTCGGTTTGGTCTCTCGCTTGCAGAATTTCGCCGCTACATGCAGCGCGGCTCCGTCACCTCTTCCGTGGAGGTGGGCACGGAAGATCACGCGGGAACGAAGCGCCTTTCCTTGCGACTAGGCAACCGCATGTGGCGTGCGATTCTCGATGACGAGAACAGGGTGAAGCACGAGGAAATGACATTTCTCGGCAGGCAGCATGCGACACCCAAGTCCTGATACGACCCCTTCTACTGCGATGGTATTGAGGAATCCCTTTTCCCCGCGTGTATTGTGCGCAGCGCTGTAATCACCCGGTCGGCCATATCGGCGCAGCGGGCACCATCGAAGGGAAAGAGGGCGGAAAATGCTCCGGAAAACTGCTTTTCTATCGAAAGCCGCATCATCTTGCGGGCACGGTGCAGCCGGGTCTTGGTGGTCTCCGGTTTGATGTTGAGGAGGAACGCCGTTTCCTCCGTGCTGAAGCCTTCCACGTCGCGCAGAATGAAGACGGTGCGGAACTCGGCGGGCAGGGCATCCACCGCATGTTCCAGCAGACGCCTCGTCTGATTTCGCGCCAATTCAGCCTCGGGATCGGCTGGCGCGAGCGAGGAGGGGAAGTGCAACAAACCGCCGCCTGACGCCTTGTTCTGCATGTCGATCTCCTCAAGCCCGGTAAAGTCGCGTCGTCGCTGCACGCGAGCGAATGCTTCGTTGAGCGCAATCCTCGTCAGCCAGGTCGATAGGCTGGAACTGCCGCGGAAGGCGGCGAGGTTGATAAACGCTTGCACATAGGTTGCCTGGACAACATCCTCCGCTTCCGCATCGTTGCCGACGATGGCGCGCGCCGTTCGAAACAAGCGCTGGTTGTTGCGCTGGACAATGATCCGGATGGCATCCTCATCGCCAGCCTTGGCGCGAGCGATGAGTTCGGCTTCCGAATAGGTGGAAGGATCCGGCCGTTGTCGCTTGGCTGCGGCGGAGACGGCAGTCATCGTGGCTCCTCTCTCTCCCTACGGCTGTACATTCAGTTCCCCGATCATCATCGGATGAAAGCGGCAGTAAAATTTCACGTCGCCGGTGCGTTCGATGGTCATTTTCTTTTGCGACTTGGCCGGCAGGTCGATGTCGAAGCTGGCATCGCGCGCGGTGGCCGTGTGGCGGAATATATCATCGTTACGCCAGACGATCACGTCGCCGACGTGCAACGTGGCCGGCGGCAGGCCGAATTTCATATTCGCGATGGCGATTTGATATTCGGCCGACTTCGTCACCGTGCTGACCGTCATGAGCAGCAACCCCACGACAATCACCGATAGACGCTTTGTATTCATCGCGCCCATCGCCGGTTCATTTCATCGCCGCGGCAAGATGTTCCGCATGCGTTTGATGTTCCTGGAAGAGTGTAAGGCCGGTCTCCAACAGTGACTTGAGTTCGGCATTCTTTGCCGATGGGATCAGTTGCTTGGAAAGCGCGTCGTTGACCGCCTTGTGATAGGCCACTTCATTGTCGATATAGGCCTTGTCGAAGGCCTTGCCGTCCAACTTGCCGAGCTTGGCCAGTTCCTTGCTGGCTTGGGCACTCAGCGACTTGCTGACGTCATTGTCCTCAGGCGTGACCTTGAGTTTCTTGACCAGCGCCAGCGCCTGCTCGTTAACGGATTTGTGGTCGCGCTCCATAGTCTTGGCGAATTCGACCACCTCCGGATTCTTGCTTTTTTTCACCGCCTGCTCGGCAGCCGTGACGTCGATCTGTCCGGCGGTGTAGGCGATATGGGCGATTTGTGGATCGGAGATTTTCGCATCTGCGGCGATTGCTGCGGTGCTGGCGAAGCCGACCAGGAATGTCGCGGTCAGAATGTGCTTGAACATGATTTGTCTCCCGTTCGTTGTTAATCCGGAGCGGACATTGGACACAGTGCCGTCCTTCGTCCGTTGGTCTCGTGTCGGAACTAGCCATTGGATAGAGTTGAGAGAAAAAGGTTCCCAAAAAAAATCGCGGACTTTTTGGGGTCAGGTGATTTTTGGGCGAAGGAGCGCTTTGGTTCTTCTTCGTGGAAGAATTTTCGGTCTGAATGATAGAATTCTATCATTCGAATATTTCCCAAGTAGGAGGCCTCAAAAGGAAAAATGTCTGATCCGCTGCTCATTGGGCGCAGCCGCTCTCCATCACGCTCTAGCGAGATCAGCGATGGTTGGTCTGCGCATGGATGGTCCTGAGGTATTCCATCATGAATGAGATGGGCGGTTGATGGAATATGCTAGATTCCATCATCGTTGCATTGAGGCAAGCAAAAACTCGACCTATCATTCCTGTCATCAGGTGCGGCGCGCTGGTGTGCGTCGCGGGAGGCAGGAATGAGCGAGACGGGAAAGCGTGATTACAGCCTGCTTGGCCCCAGCAGCCGGCTGGCGGTCGAAGCCGGACTGGCGGCGGCGGAGTGGTATCATACCGAGATTGCCCGCAAGGAGATGAAGGCGCTGATGCAGCGCTCCGATGCGGCCGCCATCCGCGACACGATCATCTGGCTCGGCAGCATGGCGATCCTCGCCGGCCTTGGCATCTTTTTCTGGGGCTCCTGGCTTTGTGTCCCCTTCTTCCTGGCTTACGGCGTGCTTTACGGTTCGGCCTCTGATAGCCGCTGGCACGAATGCGGCCATGGCACGGCGTTCAAGACCCGCTGGATGAACGATGCGGTCTACGAGATCGCCTGCTTCATGATCATGCGCAATCCGGTGACCTGGCGCTGGAGCCATACCCGCCATCACACCGACACCGTCATCGTCGGCCGCGATCCGGAGATCGCCGTCATGCGGCCGCCGGATCTCGTGCGCCTGGTCCTGAACTTCTTCGGCATCGTCGATGTTTTCTATGCGATGCTCGACATGGTCCGCAATGCCTTCGGCATCATCAGCGCCACGGAGAAGACCTTCATTCCCGAGATGGAGCAGCCGAAGGCGATCCGTATCGCCCGCATCTGGAGCCTCATCTATATCGCCACGATTGCCGCCGCTATTGCCATGGGCTCGCTCTTGCCGCTGGTGCTGATCGGCCTGCCGCGGCTCTATGGCGCCTGGCATCATGTGCTGACCGGCCTGTTGCAGCATGGCGGGCTTGCCGACAATGTCATCGACCACCGGCTGAACAGCCGCACGGTGCTGATGAACCCGGTAAGCCGCTTCATCTATTGGAACATGAACTACCATGTCGAACACCACATGTTCCCGATGGTGCCCTATCATGCGCTGCCGAAGCTGCATGCGATGATCAAACACGATCTGCCGCGGCCCAATCCGTCGATCTGGTCGGGCTACCGCGAGATGATCCCGGCCTTCCTGCGGCAGTTGCGCAACGAGGATTATTTCCTGAAGCGCGACCTGCCGCCGACGGCGAGGCCCTATCGCGAGGAATTCCACACCGGGCTTGCCGAAGCGGCACAATAACCGCAGGCAACAACCTCAGCCAGAACGGCATATACAACGGCACATACAGGGAGGCAGGAATGAGCGGCAACTGGATTAAGGTCTGTGCGGCGGATGCGATCGACGAGGAGGACGTCATGCGCTTCGACCATGGCGGCAAGACCTTCGCCATCTATCGCAGTCCGGAAGACGACTATTTTGCCACCGACGGTTTGTGCACGCACGAGCAGGTCCATCTTGCCGACGGGCTGGTGATGGACAACATCATCGAATGTCCTAAGCACAACGGCCGCTTTGACTACCGCACCGGCGAGGCCAAGGGCGCCCCTGTCTGCGTCAACCTCAAAACCTATCCCGTCAAGGTCGAAAACGGCGCCGTTTTCATCGATATATGAGGGGCAGGCGATATTTGACTTGGGCTATCCGCATTCACATGAGCATCGGTCCTTGACGAATGGTATCGAGCTATAAATCTCTCCCCATCCAATTCTTATGGGGGACGCGATGAAAATTCTCGGCATATCAGGCAGCCTTCGCAAGGGCTCATTCAACACGGCACTGCTGCACGCCGCTGTCGCGCTCGCGCCGCCCGGCGTTGAACTCATCGCCGGGACGATCCATGGCATTCCGCTTTATGACGCGGATGTCGAGGCCGAAGGTATTCCGGAAAAGGTGAGCGACCTCAAGGAGCTGGCCGCAGCCTCCGACGGCCTGATCCTGTTCACCCCGGAATACAACAATTCGCTTCCAGGCGTCTTCAAGAACGCGATCGACTGGATGAGCAGGCCACCCAGCGATATTCCCCGCGTCTTCCGGGCAAAACCCGTCGCCGTTCTCGGCGCCTCGCCCGGCAATTTCGGCACCATCCTTAGCCAGACTGCCTGGCTGCCCGTTCTGCGCACGCTCGGCGCCAATCCCTGGTTCGGCGGCCGGCTGATGGTGTCTCGCGCCGGCAGCGTGTTCGATGCGGAAGGTCAAATCGTCGACGAGAAAGTGAAGCAGAACCTCGCCGCTTTCGTCGAGGGTTTCGCCGCCTTTATCGAAAGCACGCAAAAAAGCTGATCGACACATTTCGTGTAGTAAGGCAGATGCGGGAGCCTATGATCGAAGGATCGAATATCCTATTGTGATCGGCAGCGTCGGTTCGGCCGGCGCTTCCGGGGCCGCATACCATCCTTCCTTCGAGCCGAAATGAAATCCAATACTGCCGGTTATGTCTTCACGCTGTTGGCGATCAGCATATTCGCCATACAAGACGGCATCTCAAAACATCTGGTGAGTGCCTATCCGCCGCTCTTTGTGGCGATGATCCGCTATTGGGCCTTCATGCTTTTTGCCGTCGCGTTGGCATCGCGCTCACCCGGCGGCTTGCGTGTCGCCATCCGCACCAAACGGCCGCGCCTGCAGATCGCCCGAGGGCTGCTGCTAGCCGCGCAGATCGTGGTCGCCATCTCGTCCTTCGTCGTCGTCGGCCTTGCCCGTTCGCAGGCGATCTTCTCATCCGGACCATTGATGGTCGCGTTGTTGTCCGTGCCGATCCTTGGCGAAAGGGTCGGTTGGCGGCGCTGGCTGGCGATCTGCATCGGCTTCGTCGGCGTGCTGCTGATCCTGAAGCCGGAAAGCGGCTTTTTCGACATTCGTTTCCTGCTGCCGCTTGCCGGTGCCCTGTTGTTTTCGCTGTATGTCGTTCTCACCCGCTATGTCAGCCGGGACGATTCCGCGATGACGAGCTTCCTTTACACCGGTGTCGTCGGCGCCGTTGCCATGAGCTGCGTCGGACCGTTCTTCTGGGCACCGGTTGTGCCGTATGACTGGGCTTTCCTGGGTGTGCTCTGCCTCACGGGCATGTCGAGCCACTATTTTCTCATTCGCGCCTATGACCTTCTCGACGCGGTGGTGATCCAGCCGCTCACTTATCTGCAGCTCGTATTCTCGGCGATCATCGCCGTATCGATCTTCGGCGAGACGCTCAATGTCTATACTGTGATAGGAGCCATCATCGTCGTGGCCGCGGGCATCTTCACGATTTGGCGCGAACACGTCCTGGCACGCGCCGGTGCCAGGACGTTGAAAGCGTAGGGAGAGCGGTTCAGCGTTTTACGGAATCGCCTTCCCGCTCTATCACTTTGTTTTTACGCATTCCGGACGGAAAACCGGTTCGCACTTTCCTGGATTGCTCTAGGCGTCGATTTCTGCCTTCGGTTGTTCCTCGGTGTAGTAGCTGGTGTATTTCTGTCGGTAGCGCTCCGTGCCACCGAAGTCGCTGTAGCGCGACAGTTCCGACATGTCCGTCTTGTTGAGGATCACACCGAGAACACGCGAATTGATCTGCGGCTCCTGTTCCAGCAAATCCCTGACGAGATTGGTCGGCGTCGCACCCCACTCGGCAACAAAGAGGAAAGCGTCCACCTGCGGCGCGAATGCCTTGGCGTCGATGACCGGGCCCAGTGGCGCAAGGTCGACGACGATGTAGTCGAACATCTTCCGCGCGCTTTCCATCAGGTTCAGCATGCCCTGAGAAGACAGGAGCTCGCTGGTATGCAGCAGATGATCGCGAAGAACCACCGGCAGAATAGCAAGCTTAGTGCGCGGATCGACCCTGACGGCGCTTGCCCAGGGAATTTCGCCGAGAGCCGCCTCGATGAGGCCTGTCTGCGGCGGTGATTTCAGCATCCGGCTCAAACCGGGATTGCGCAAGTCGGCATCGATCAGCAGCGTGCGTTTGCCGCTGCTCGCGAGCAGGGCGGCAAAATTGGCGGCCGTCGTCGACTTGCCTTCGCCGGGCAATGCGGAGACAACGCCGATCACGCGGTCAGCCCGTCCTTGCAGCATGACATCGCTGGCAAGTTTGGCGTTGCGCAGGGTTTCGGCGAATATCGAGCGCGGGGCCTCGACCGAGACACGCATGATCCGTTCGAAAGCGACACCGGTCTCGGCATCCTCGGCCGTTGCCGGCCCGACTTTAAGCCTGCGACCCTTCTTCTTCTTGTCGAGGGTCTGTTGGCCGAGCAACGGCAGATACCCGAGGAATTTAAGTCCGAGCGCTGCACGCACATCGGCTTCGACCCGGAAATAGCGGTCGCGGAATTCCTGAAGGGCGGCAAACGCACCACCGGCCATCAAGCCGAGTACGATAGAAAGTGCCAGAACGAGCGTCTTTTTCGGGCTGGACGGCGCGGTCGGCACGCCGGCGGCGGAGATGACGCGCGCCTTGGCGATCGGGAATGAGCGCTGCTGCGATGCCTCCTCATAGCGGCTGAGATAGGATTCGTAGAGCGTCTTCAGCGCCGTCGCTTTCTGGTTAAGCGCGTTCAACTGCACGAGGGATTTATTGGCCTCGGAGTTCTTTCCGACCACGCCCTCGATGCTGTTGCGCAGCGACGTGGCACGCGACTGCGCTACGTCGAATTCATTCTTGTAGCTCGCCGTCAATTGCTGCAGTTCCTGGTAAATCTGCCGCGTGATGTCTTCGCGCTCCGCCTTCAGCGCCACGGCCTGGGGATGATTGGCGCCGAAATTCTGCGTCACGTCCTGCTCGCGCTTCTGCACATTGAGATAACGCGTCTTCAGATCCTGCAATACGCTATTGTCGGTCTGACTGGACGAGATCGTCGCGTTTTTCACCGCATTGTCCGGTCCCTGATCGATGATCGACTTATATTGATAATAGCGTGCCGAGGCGCTGGCGGTGTCGGCCTGAGCGATGATCAGTTGCTTGTTGAGATCGGAGATTTGCTGCTCCGACATCAGCTCGCCGCCGGTCGAGGTCAAGCCGTTCTCGGCCTTGTATTTTTCGACCTCAAGCGCCGCCTGCTGCGAACGCTCCCGCAGATCGTTCAGCCGTTCCTGCAGCCATACGGATGCCCGTTCGGTCGCATCGAAGTTAGCATTGAGTTGATCCGTCAGATAGGCGTCCGCATAGGCGGCGGTGATTTTGGCCGCCAATTGCGGATCGGTCCAGCCGAACGATAAGGAGACGACGGAACTGCGGGTGACGCGCTCCACTTTCAGAGCGTCCTGCAATGTCGCGGCGATTTGCTGACGCTGCGCTTCGCGCGCCTCATCGGCTGTTCGCGGCGGCTTCGCCGGTTTGAAAGCGCTGGCGATCAGCTTCACGCCGGATTTGATCAGCGCTACCGGCGATTGCGGTGGATTGAGGATCGCATCATTGTTGACTAGGCCAGCCGCATCGACGACGCGCAACGCCATTTCGTTGGATTTCAGGATTTCGACGGCGCTGGCAATCTCCATATCAGCCTGCTGGCTGCTGGCCTGCGGCGGCTGGTCCTCCGCATATTTGGTCATGGTTTCGTCGAGCAATACCTGTGTCGCTGACGTATAGGTCGAAGGCGCGGTCAACAGATAAGCGATCGCCAGTGCGACGAAGATGACCACACCGGTAATGATGGTGCGGATGCGGCGGATAATGACCGCCATCAGCCGGTCTAGGTCAATGAAACCATCCTGCTCCTCCTTTGGAAGAGCGCTGTGGAAGGTGAAATTCTTCTGATGCATGGCGACCACCTTGTCGGAGAAGCCTGAATGAATAGCGGCAATGGCCTGCGGCCATCGAGACCGCAGGCGAAAGTGTGAAGCGGCTTAAGCTGCGGTCATCTGCGCTTCGTGCGACAGAACCAAGCTTCGGATCGAGTCGTAAACCAGGCCGCCGATATCCGCACGAGCCAGCGCGAAGGCGACGTTCGCCTCGATAAAGCCTTGCTTCGATCCGCAATCGAAAGTCCGTCCGCCATAGGCCTGGGCATGGAAGCCCTGTGTTTGAGACAGGCGCAGCATGCCGTCGGTTAGCTGGATCTCGTTGCCGGCGCCGCGTTCCTGCCGCGCCAGGATATCGAAGATCTCAGGCTGAAGAATATAGCGCCCATTGAGGTAAAAGTTAGAAGGCGCCTCCGAAGGATGTGGCTTCTCAACCATTTTGGTCACACCGAAGCCGTGGCGAACCGGTGCTCCCCGGCCGATAATGCCGTATTTAGAGGTCTCTTCCGGTGCACATTCCTCGACCGCGACGATATTACCGCCGACTTCGTCATAGAGTTCCATCAGGCCGGCCATGCAGCCGCGCAGGCCATGGCAGACCATGTCGGGAAGCAGCAGCGCAAAGGGCTCATTACCGATCAGGTCTCGCGCGCACCATACGGCATGGCCGAGGCCGAGCGGCGCCTGCTGGCGGGTAAAGCTGATCGAGCCGGCCTGCGGCAGAAGACGTTCGAGTTCCGAGACCTGCTTTGTCTTGCCCGCCCTGTGCAGCGAGGAGATAAGCTCCGGCGTGTCGTCGAAATGATCTTCGATTGCCGATTTGTTGCGGCTGGTGACGAAGACGATGTGCTCTATGCCGGCCTCGATGGCCTCATCGACGGCGTATTGCACCACCGGACGATCGACAATCGTCAACATTTCCTTGGGCATCGCCTTGGTGGCTGGCAGGAAACGGGTTCCGTTGCCGGCAACTGGGATGATTGCTTTTCTCACACGATGCTTAGGGTCCATAGCTCTATCCTTTGTTAGAGTGAGGGCCTGCGCCCAAACTGGGGAGGGAGGGGGAGATCGGAGATGCCGCCGCCACTTCGCCGCCGCCCTGAAGGACGGTTGTCTCGCCGCTGCCCCGGAAAAGGGCGGCAAGGCGACGAAGACGGGCCGCGATCGGCATGCGCAAATGACGAACAGCGCCTGGATTGCAGCAGGCAATTTTCAGCGCGTTCGCCAGGGAACCGTCCTTGAGGCTGTCGACAAGCATCAGGAAGGATAGTGTTTCTTTCAGGTTGCGCGTCCGTCGCCGTTGGGCGGCCAGAGCGGCGGCACCGAAAGGATGTGTAGAGAAAAACTGCTGGTCGGCGGCAATCATCGCCTCGACATCTTGCCGCCTCAGCACGCGCGAGATCGAACCTTCGCGAATGTAATAGAGATAGCCGGCCGTCGGCTCGACGGCGCAGATGCCGCCTTTGGCCAATGCGGAGGCCAGAAAAATATAATCCTCGCCGATCCTGAGTGCCTCGTCGAAGCGCAGGTGGTGCTTCTCGAGGAAGGCGCGCTCGAAGACGGGTTTCATGTAGCCGAAATTATGCTCCGAGCGGAAAATCATGTTCGACATAATGAATTTCGCCAGCGTCAGAACCGGCAGGCGCGCGAGTACGGCCTCCGGAAACATCGTGCCCGCCGCCTCATCCGCTCCCCTGATGACATCTAGGTTGTCGACGACGATCTGGGCCTCTGCCTTTTCGGCTCGTGCAATCAGCCGTGCCATACGGTCCGGGCGCAGCGCGTCGTCGGAATCGAGCACGGCCACCCAACGGCCGCGTGCGGCCTCAAGGCCGGCGTTGCGTGCCGCGGCGGGACCGCCATTGCGGGGCATGGCAACCAGCCGAACGCGCGGATCGGGGTGGTTGCCGGCAATCGTCGGGGTGTTGTCGCTGGAACAATCGTCGACGACGATGACCTCCATGCTGACGGCACCCTGCGCCAGCGCGCTGTCAATGGCGCGCTCCAGTGTGTCCTCGGCGTTATAGGCCGCGATGACGAAACTGACATCAGGGATGAAATCCGTCATTGCGGTGCTTTCTCCAAACTTCCGTATTGTTCGATTTCGCGGACACCGAACAGGCCGCTGACGACACCGGCGTGCATGATGCCGCGCAGGCCGTAGCGATAGCGCTGTACGAGAAAGGCGGCGAGAAGCGCGGCGGCGGCAAAGCAATAGCCGGATTTGGCGCCGGCTAGCGCAATTGCCTTCCACCGGCCAAGGCCGGCCGACGTCTCCCGCAGCATCCGCCCATGCGTCTGGCCCATGCGAAAACGCCGCTTCGTGAGCCAGCTAAACGTCGCGCGCCCGTTTGGCACGGGTTCATAGACCATGGCATCCTCGGCAAAGGCGATCTTTCCGCCGGCCCTGTGCATGTGAGCGAAAAATTCCGTGTCTTCGCCACCGCTGCGACCCAGTGCGATGTTGAAGCGGCGGCCGGCGAGCGACGGCGCATTGCGTCGCAGCAGGACATTGCAGGTATAGCCCGTGCGGATATCGCCGGAGACCCAGACCGGCAATGTCGAATGGAAATCGCCTTGCCGCATCCAGCTTGGCGCGACATTCGGATAGACGGCGCGCACGGGGCCGAGCACCGCGTCGGTGCCGGTGGTATCCGCCGTCACAAGCAATTCGGCCAGCCAACCCTCGGACGCGGTCTCGTCGTCGTCGATGAAGGCCACGAAATCGCCGGTCGCATGCTCGAGGCAGGCATTGCGGGCGATCGAAATGTTCGACGCGGGGCAATGCACATAAGAAATCTCGAAAGGCACCGCCGAACGCATGGCTTCGACGCGGTCGCGCGCACTCGGCGTGATGTCATTATCGGCAACGATGATACGGACGACAGTGCCTGCTGGCACGGTCAAGACCGCCAGCGACAGCAGTGTCTGGTCCAATTCGACACGACGATAGGTGCAGACGGCGATATCGATAATCACGGGTCGGCGCTCTCGGTTCGGTGTCATGATATCACCCTGCGTCCGCGGAAGCTAAGGACTTCCATCCAGAAGCCCATCGACCAGGCAAAATGCATGACCATGGCCGAGACGGCAGCGAGAGGTCCGTAAGGATTGCGCTCGCCGAGCGCGATCCAGAAGCCATAGGCTACGCAGGCAAAAGCCCACATACTAACGGGAACGACCGCGATCCAATTGAGGATTGCCAGAAATGCGCCGACGAAGATCGGGACCACGGCCAGCGGCAGCATCTGGCGGACACTCGGCATGCTGCGGTGCTTGAGGATATTGCGCGCGCGCCCGCGGCCATAGCCGAGATATTGTCGGAAAAGCGTCGGGACGCTGGCGCGCGGATAATAGGTCATTGCCGTCTTGTCGGTGAGCCAGATGCGATAGCCGGCTTTCCGCAGGCGATAGTCGAGCTCGGCATCCTCATTATGACTGAAGGCTTCGTCATAGCCGCCGACCGCGCGGAAGGCAGTGACGCGCATCAGCGCGTGATGGCCATGATCGGCCCAATGCCCCTTGGCGCCTTCGCGATGCTTCGAGCCGCCATTGCCAAGCTTAGAATTC of Rhizobium sp. NXC24 contains these proteins:
- a CDS encoding NADPH-dependent FMN reductase yields the protein MKILGISGSLRKGSFNTALLHAAVALAPPGVELIAGTIHGIPLYDADVEAEGIPEKVSDLKELAAASDGLILFTPEYNNSLPGVFKNAIDWMSRPPSDIPRVFRAKPVAVLGASPGNFGTILSQTAWLPVLRTLGANPWFGGRLMVSRAGSVFDAEGQIVDEKVKQNLAAFVEGFAAFIESTQKS
- a CDS encoding DUF4142 domain-containing protein: MFKHILTATFLVGFASTAAIAADAKISDPQIAHIAYTAGQIDVTAAEQAVKKSKNPEVVEFAKTMERDHKSVNEQALALVKKLKVTPEDNDVSKSLSAQASKELAKLGKLDGKAFDKAYIDNEVAYHKAVNDALSKQLIPSAKNAELKSLLETGLTLFQEHQTHAEHLAAAMK
- a CDS encoding acyltransferase translates to MKASDSSATGEDLRSIPVPPQRRSLQAGRTSHRYASLDAMRGLAAFAVVVYHLQRPYAPLAYVAVDFFFVLSGFVIARAYSEKLASGMPLGAFMKARYARLYPLFILGTFYGLVQLLAHWNWSTDSVGDLLASLISTAFMLPSPSFLTRSATDLWPLYPLNGPAWSLFWELLVNLVFALMLFRMRTKYLAILAAASLACLIASVSMHRSLDLGWEWRSVDGGLARVFFSFVVGMIIFRVQKDRRPVTTYFAVLPIVLIFALLFLPTYSLKFALFFCIVISPLIVLAGTYLEIPERIQPIGIFLGYLSYPIYMCHRGFTEIYEHFVHSDHMSPWIYIGGFLVLISVISLLSAQLVSIVPRLRFPQGCERRRRQSV
- a CDS encoding amicyanin gives rise to the protein MGAMNTKRLSVIVVGLLLMTVSTVTKSAEYQIAIANMKFGLPPATLHVGDVIVWRNDDIFRHTATARDASFDIDLPAKSQKKMTIERTGDVKFYCRFHPMMIGELNVQP
- a CDS encoding fatty acid desaturase family protein: MSETGKRDYSLLGPSSRLAVEAGLAAAEWYHTEIARKEMKALMQRSDAAAIRDTIIWLGSMAILAGLGIFFWGSWLCVPFFLAYGVLYGSASDSRWHECGHGTAFKTRWMNDAVYEIACFMIMRNPVTWRWSHTRHHTDTVIVGRDPEIAVMRPPDLVRLVLNFFGIVDVFYAMLDMVRNAFGIISATEKTFIPEMEQPKAIRIARIWSLIYIATIAAAIAMGSLLPLVLIGLPRLYGAWHHVLTGLLQHGGLADNVIDHRLNSRTVLMNPVSRFIYWNMNYHVEHHMFPMVPYHALPKLHAMIKHDLPRPNPSIWSGYREMIPAFLRQLRNEDYFLKRDLPPTARPYREEFHTGLAEAAQ
- a CDS encoding DUF6522 family protein; its protein translation is MFVERAQNGDFIVDSSEIAARFGLSLAEFRRYMQRGSVTSSVEVGTEDHAGTKRLSLRLGNRMWRAILDDENRVKHEEMTFLGRQHATPKS
- a CDS encoding MocE family 2Fe-2S type ferredoxin, coding for MSGNWIKVCAADAIDEEDVMRFDHGGKTFAIYRSPEDDYFATDGLCTHEQVHLADGLVMDNIIECPKHNGRFDYRTGEAKGAPVCVNLKTYPVKVENGAVFIDI
- a CDS encoding RNA polymerase sigma factor, with protein sequence MTAVSAAAKRQRPDPSTYSEAELIARAKAGDEDAIRIIVQRNNQRLFRTARAIVGNDAEAEDVVQATYVQAFINLAAFRGSSSLSTWLTRIALNEAFARVQRRRDFTGLEEIDMQNKASGGGLLHFPSSLAPADPEAELARNQTRRLLEHAVDALPAEFRTVFILRDVEGFSTEETAFLLNIKPETTKTRLHRARKMMRLSIEKQFSGAFSALFPFDGARCADMADRVITALRTIHAGKRDSSIPSQ
- a CDS encoding galactosyl transferase, with translation MSLVTFIIPVRHQDNAKDWPALKERLSQTVASIAGQSNPDWSAVIVANEGADLPDLPPQFSVERVTFPPNQLHDLDSADRERVYDAFRLDKGRRVLSGMLSARDSRFFMIVDDDDFVSANIVSYVAQHPDTNGWKIDKGYLWNEGGRLIMHYDDFANYCGTSLIVQSRLYDLPATLAAADIDYVKSMLGSHVRIANILAERGTPLEALPFRGAIYRVGHSGAHSKSASLLSTYFFNTRALRRPSQLLRNLTRVRPLDRGLRNEFFGAASANNVKW